The following DNA comes from Oreochromis niloticus isolate F11D_XX linkage group LG23, O_niloticus_UMD_NMBU, whole genome shotgun sequence.
TAACAATTTCAAATAATGTTTAAGTCGACACTGTGCCATTTCTGTAGCAGTGTTACCCAGTTTGAAGTCACTGTCAAACATGGCTTTGCGGCCCACGTAGTATTTGTAGGTGACCTTCTGAGCTGGACTGTAGTCGTTCTTCAGGTTGGAACTATCAATGGCTCTAATCAGAGGTTTGCACAGGTGCAGCTTATTGATCTGCAACACATAAACCTGCAGCTATAACCAATCACCAAATCTCCATCGATGATtcataaactgagtgtttcagtcACTAATTATTGAGTTTAGACCTTGAAATAAATCTTGAAGAGCTGGTTGCTCAGAAACATCATCCCCCACTTCTTTGAGTCCTCAATACCTGCACGACTACCAACATTGAAAATGTCAATATTAACAAGGACGTCCATTAAACATGAAATATAATAGTGCATAAAATGGGAAATCTAATAAACGCATACACAGAGGAAGTGTATATTTACTGACTTGTCACTGGCACAAACTCTGAAGCAGCtcatcagctgctctgctgctttCTCCAACATCTCGCTAGGCTGACCTTTACCCTTCTTCTGTAGCTGCTGCTCCGCCTGGACAcaacaataaaattaaaaccCACTTTCAATAACTTTCAATCACACCTGAAGGTTTTCACCTGTAATTTCCTGGTCCTGTCCTTCATAAGCTTGCCCTGAGCTCTATACAAATTTTTTTACGTTAgttgttttatttgcatttataGAGGAAAATGGTTaaattttttagtttttttactATAAATACAATACTGAGtactcctcatttctttatatattttgctaggaaaatgggaaaccAGTGCAAGCATACATGGAAATATAGCATATAAGGCAATCACAGGGTTGTTACAaatctaacaagcttgaaagtcaatatttgcaaaatctaaagaaatgagtggaggctcaagacttttgtgcaggactgtaaataaacacacatatatGGATGAATTTGACTGCTGAACAGATAAAAGAAAAGCCAGTTTGAAATGTTAGTTACGTTGTTGGCGAATATCCGGAGGTCCAGAGTGACAGCAAACATCACGGGCAGAGCCCTGAAACAGAGGGCAGTGATGGTGCGTTCAAAGGCAGCACGTTAGAATGAGCTTCAGTCTGCTACTTTGAAACTGAACTCACCAGTTCTCCTCTTTGTGGGACTGAAAGGCCTTCAAGAAGGACGTGAGGAGTCAAGGAGCTGATCGGACTGATTAGTGATTATTTACTGAAGGTCAGATTGTGTGATTAAGAGACCAAAAAGTCACTTTATGAAGGATATTGAACAACGAGCGTCTGGAACTTGTAGGCTTCAACAAAGTCATGGTTGGCTACAGCGTAGGtacacctgaaacacacacacagccatttTCTTTCACCTTTATGTCCTTACAACACCACTAAAGCATCACCGTCTGATCCATCGGTCCCACCTGAGGTGAGCTGCGACCATCTCATCGTACGGTGGCTCCAGAACCTGCTGACACTTATCCTCTGGAGTCGCcagctgtaacacacacacacacacacacacacacacacacacacacacacacacacacacaggtgaggcTGTGTCCTAGCAACATTCAGAGTTTATGCGAGGCAGCAGTGGCTGACCTGGAGACGGGGGTTGGCAACGTGCGGGTGTTTGAAGGACAGCAGCTCAGCACAGAAGGAGCCCTCGCGGTTGTCGATGGCCTCGTAAACCTTCAGGAGGAAAATGAGACAGATTACAACCAAATTACATAAAAAACGTACATTTCAGACACAGTTAAAGGTCAGAGGTTACCTGCTGCAGGTACTGGTTGATGGTGATGTGAGCCATGAAGGCCTGCTGACCCAGCAGCTGTCTGaacctgaagagaaaaaccAGTTTAACTTCACTTCAGTTTTCACTGTTACTCATGTATTAATGTTATGAAACAAACACACGTGATGATCTCAAAGCTCCAGCACAAAAGAAACATTATTGCTGCACAGTTTGGCTGCTTGAAGGGTCAACTTCAGCACAGTAAgagtcaccacagcagatcatcatCCTTTGTTGCACCAGCCCTCTGCATCCTCCTTTACTACATCCAAGACTCTCCTCTGAGGTCTTCAACTTCTTCATATTCAACAATCTTTCCTAATATATTCCCATCATGATTGACCTCTGGCACTCCTGGTATCCTTTCCACTTACTCACTTGCACACACATTTTATCTAACTTCCTTCTCTCAGATCTCTCCCTTTACCTGGACTAATCTGTTATGGGAATCTCATTCTTCATTATCTTTATGATGTTTGCTGGTCAAGATTTTTACTCCTAGTGCCTGGGACCAGCACTAGGAGTAAAGTGACTTGAATTACTTTGTTTGCATTAATTTAAATCAGgaataattcag
Coding sequences within:
- the pcid2 gene encoding PCI domain-containing protein 2, with the translated sequence MAHITINQYLQQVYEAIDNREGSFCAELLSFKHPHVANPRLQLATPEDKCQQVLEPPYDEMVAAHLRCTYAVANHDFVEAYKFQTLVVQSFLKAFQSHKEENWALPVMFAVTLDLRIFANNAEQQLQKKGKGQPSEMLEKAAEQLMSCFRVCASDNRAGIEDSKKWGMMFLSNQLFKIYFKINKLHLCKPLIRAIDSSNLKNDYSPAQKVTYKYYVGRKAMFDSDFKLAEEFLSYAFDHCHRSSQKNKRMILIYLLPVKMLLGHMPTHQLLRKYDLMQFSDVTKAVSEGNLLLLNEALSKHETFFIRCGIFLILEKLKIITYRNLYKKVYLLLRTHQLPLDAFLVALRMMKVEDVDIDEVQCILANLIYMGHIKGYISHQHQKLVVSKQNPFPPLSSVS